A single Candidatus Pacearchaeota archaeon DNA region contains:
- the secA gene encoding preprotein translocase subunit SecA, with translation MAFLESLFGNANTKYANSLKPLINQINDLETEVSALNPEEVKFKIQDIKKRLIDGEAIDNVLPEVFALVREAGKRTLNQRHFDCQLIGGIALHQGKIAEMRTGEGKTLTATLPLVLNSLSSKGCHLVTVNDYLSRRDAVWMGQIYNFLGLTVGCINHDQSFIYDSEYKKAEEKKDEIRDELGGFLVEEDFLKPCSRKEAYDCDITYGTNNEFGFDYLKDNMVYDLKNRMQRGFNYAIVDEVDSILIDEARTPLIISAPDEEGSKWYTEFSKIIPRLSKEEDYEVDEKLRAVTLTEKGIDKIEGILNVGNIYDERGIKYLHHMEQALKAEILFKKDKDYVIKNGEIIIVDEFTGRMMPGRRWSGGLHQAIEAKEGVRIMPESITLASITFQNYFRMYEKLAGMTGTAETSAEEFDKVYHLDVVVIPTNKNIIRKDLGDKVYKTEEAKFKAVAEEVKEKYKIGQPVLVGTTSIEKNEYLDKLLSREGIPHKVLNAKHHEEEGEIIAQAGRKGGVTIATNMAGRGVDIYLGGKPSTPEENEEVKKLGGLHVIGTERHEARRIDNQLRGRAGRQGDPGTTQFFVSLDDDVIRIFGGDRIKSLMERFNIPEDTPIENGMISKSIESAQGKIEGFNFDARKHVLEYDDVLNKQRGTIYSKRVEILEKSEKGELKEVVLPLLEKYNYSQEDYEKKEKEVGAENMRQIEKIAGLRVIDNLWIEHLENMESLKDSVRLRAYGQRDPLVEYKKEGYKMFKELLENYERMLVESIMRASIKVENTPNQMQAVSENRGNSVSKSEVGRNDPCPCGSGKKYKHCCGK, from the coding sequence ATGGCATTTCTAGAAAGCCTTTTTGGCAACGCAAACACTAAATACGCAAACAGTTTAAAGCCTTTAATCAATCAAATTAATGATTTAGAGACTGAGGTTTCGGCTTTAAATCCTGAAGAGGTTAAATTTAAGATACAAGATATTAAAAAAAGATTAATTGATGGGGAAGCAATAGACAATGTTTTGCCAGAGGTTTTTGCTTTGGTAAGAGAGGCTGGCAAGAGGACTCTTAATCAAAGGCATTTTGATTGTCAGTTGATCGGAGGAATAGCTTTACATCAGGGTAAAATTGCTGAGATGAGAACAGGAGAAGGAAAAACACTAACCGCAACCCTACCTTTAGTTTTAAACTCTCTTTCAAGTAAAGGATGTCACTTAGTTACCGTTAATGATTATTTATCAAGAAGAGATGCTGTTTGGATGGGACAGATATATAATTTTCTTGGCTTAACAGTTGGTTGTATAAATCATGACCAGTCTTTTATCTATGATTCAGAATATAAAAAAGCTGAAGAAAAAAAAGATGAAATAAGAGATGAACTTGGAGGATTCTTGGTTGAAGAAGATTTTTTAAAGCCTTGCTCAAGAAAAGAAGCTTACGATTGTGATATTACTTATGGAACGAATAATGAGTTTGGTTTTGATTATCTTAAAGATAACATGGTTTATGATTTAAAGAATAGAATGCAGAGAGGATTTAATTATGCAATCGTTGATGAAGTGGATTCAATATTAATTGATGAAGCTAGAACGCCTTTGATTATCTCTGCTCCCGATGAAGAAGGATCAAAGTGGTATACCGAATTTTCAAAAATTATTCCTAGATTGAGCAAAGAAGAAGATTATGAAGTTGATGAAAAATTAAGAGCTGTTACTTTAACAGAAAAAGGAATTGATAAGATAGAAGGAATTTTAAATGTGGGAAATATTTACGATGAGAGAGGAATAAAATATCTTCATCATATGGAGCAGGCCCTTAAAGCAGAAATACTTTTTAAAAAAGACAAAGACTATGTTATTAAAAATGGTGAAATTATCATTGTTGATGAATTTACAGGAAGAATGATGCCAGGAAGAAGATGGTCCGGTGGGCTTCATCAAGCGATAGAAGCCAAAGAAGGTGTAAGGATTATGCCTGAATCAATAACTTTAGCCTCAATTACTTTCCAGAATTATTTTAGAATGTATGAAAAACTTGCTGGGATGACAGGAACCGCTGAAACATCAGCTGAAGAATTTGACAAGGTATATCACTTGGACGTTGTTGTTATTCCAACCAATAAAAACATCATTAGAAAAGATTTAGGAGATAAGGTTTACAAAACAGAAGAAGCTAAATTTAAAGCCGTAGCCGAAGAAGTTAAAGAGAAATACAAAATAGGTCAGCCAGTATTAGTTGGAACGACTTCGATTGAAAAAAATGAATATTTAGATAAATTATTATCAAGAGAAGGAATTCCTCATAAGGTTTTAAATGCTAAGCATCACGAAGAAGAAGGTGAGATTATTGCTCAAGCCGGAAGAAAGGGTGGTGTTACTATTGCTACTAATATGGCAGGAAGAGGAGTCGATATATATTTAGGAGGAAAACCATCAACACCAGAAGAAAACGAAGAAGTTAAAAAGTTAGGTGGTTTGCATGTTATCGGAACCGAGAGGCATGAAGCAAGAAGAATTGATAATCAATTAAGAGGAAGAGCTGGAAGACAAGGAGACCCAGGAACAACTCAATTTTTTGTTTCTTTAGATGATGATGTTATCAGAATATTCGGAGGAGACAGAATAAAATCCTTAATGGAAAGATTTAATATTCCTGAAGACACTCCAATTGAAAATGGAATGATTTCTAAAAGCATTGAATCGGCTCAAGGAAAAATAGAAGGATTTAACTTTGATGCTAGAAAACATGTTTTGGAATATGACGATGTTTTAAACAAACAAAGAGGAACAATTTATTCAAAAAGAGTTGAGATATTGGAGAAATCAGAAAAAGGAGAATTAAAAGAAGTAGTTTTGCCGTTATTGGAAAAATACAATTATTCTCAAGAAGATTACGAGAAGAAAGAAAAAGAGGTGGGAGCGGAAAATATGAGACAGATTGAAAAAATAGCCGGTTTAAGGGTGATAGACAATCTTTGGATTGAGCATTTGGAAAACATGGAAAGCTTAAAGGATTCGGTTAGATTAAGAGCTTATGGCCAAAGAGATCCTCTAGTTGAGTACAAGAAGGAAGGATACAAGATGTTTAAGGAATTACTAGAGAACTATGAAAGAATGTTGGTAGAGAGTATTATGAGGGCATCAATTAAAGTAGAAAATACTCCCAATCAGATGCAAGCTGTTTCGGAAAACAGAGGAAACAGTGTTTCTAAATCAGAAGTTGGCAGAAATGATCCTTGTCCTTGCGGCAGTGGGAAGAAATATAAGCATTGTTGCGGGAAGTAA
- a CDS encoding DUF3850 domain-containing protein: MAIIKKKIPPDFYDLVNSNKKNFELRLNEFEVKEGDTLILEEWDPKTKEYTGRIIEREVGYVLKFKLNDFGQEELIREKGLVVFSLKNKKIE, encoded by the coding sequence ATGGCTATAATCAAAAAGAAAATTCCTCCAGATTTCTATGACTTAGTTAATTCCAACAAAAAGAATTTTGAATTGAGATTAAATGAATTCGAAGTCAAAGAAGGAGACACTCTTATTCTTGAAGAATGGGATCCTAAAACAAAGGAATACACCGGAAGAATAATAGAAAGAGAGGTCGGATATGTTTTAAAATTTAAATTAAACGATTTCGGACAAGAAGAATTGATAAGAGAGAAGGGATTAGTAGTTTTTTCTTTAAAAAACAAGAAGATTGAATAG
- a CDS encoding hemolysin III family protein, whose product MKIKDPISGISHLIGAILSLVGTIFLLYSAYKQNDLTKIVSFFIFGGSMIFLYTSSAIYHLFGHSPEEVDVFRKIDHAMIYILIAGTYTPFCLIALKGIMGISILITIWILAAAGISTVFFKSFWTKVPRWFATSLYLLMSWLVIIVIYPLFKATNLDTIIWLLIGGIFYTVGAVIYAMKKPNISKGFGFHEIFHILVLLGTAFHFYTIYKYLAFLPK is encoded by the coding sequence ATGAAAATCAAAGACCCAATCAGCGGAATAAGTCACTTAATCGGAGCAATTCTTTCTTTAGTCGGAACTATTTTCCTTCTTTATTCCGCCTACAAGCAAAATGATTTAACAAAAATAGTTTCTTTTTTTATTTTCGGAGGAAGCATGATTTTCCTATACACCTCGAGTGCTATTTACCATCTCTTCGGACACTCTCCCGAAGAAGTTGATGTCTTCAGAAAAATAGACCACGCTATGATATACATTCTGATTGCCGGAACATACACTCCTTTTTGCTTGATTGCCCTAAAAGGAATAATGGGAATATCAATTTTAATAACAATTTGGATATTGGCAGCCGCTGGGATTTCAACCGTCTTCTTTAAATCATTCTGGACTAAAGTTCCCCGCTGGTTCGCCACCTCTCTTTATCTATTAATGAGCTGGCTGGTAATAATTGTTATTTACCCTTTATTTAAAGCCACCAATCTTGATACAATCATCTGGCTTTTGATCGGAGGAATATTTTATACCGTCGGAGCGGTAATCTATGCCATGAAAAAACCGAACATTTCAAAAGGATTCGGTTTTCATGAAATATTCCATATCCTCGTTCTTTTAGGAACCGCTTTTCATTTCTACACTATTTACAAATATTTAGCCTTCTTGCCAAAATAA
- a CDS encoding PsbP-related protein, with product MNKKAIIFFIIALILIIGGYFLVNYDFSNTESQKENSNGYLLKDGFSIKIPEGWEETQAITGISAMIIKKFEDHEEPELKNINFRSYFAVTYDKLNGKTIKQYAEYLEEEIVAVNSNFKVDKEEALIINANESYVVEGSLSQQGADFKLLAVVIKGKEDGVWIVSFNTGKNDWDKYSGLVSETIMSFTVR from the coding sequence ATGAATAAAAAAGCAATAATATTTTTTATAATAGCGCTTATTCTTATTATCGGAGGATATTTTTTGGTGAATTATGATTTTTCTAACACTGAATCACAAAAAGAAAACAGTAATGGCTATTTATTAAAAGACGGTTTTTCGATAAAGATTCCTGAGGGATGGGAAGAGACGCAGGCCATTACCGGAATTTCCGCTATGATCATTAAGAAGTTTGAAGACCACGAAGAGCCGGAATTGAAAAATATTAATTTCAGAAGCTATTTTGCCGTAACTTATGATAAATTAAACGGAAAAACCATTAAACAGTACGCAGAATATCTTGAAGAAGAAATTGTTGCCGTAAATAGTAATTTTAAAGTAGACAAAGAAGAGGCACTGATAATTAATGCCAATGAAAGTTATGTTGTAGAGGGCAGCCTAAGTCAACAGGGAGCTGATTTTAAATTGCTCGCTGTTGTTATAAAGGGAAAAGAAGACGGGGTTTGGATAGTTTCTTTTAATACAGGTAAAAATGATTGGGATAAATATTCGGGATTAGTTTCGGAAACAATAATGTCTTTTACTGTTAGATAA
- a CDS encoding DUF5680 domain-containing protein has product MMFEEFLLKAKINTYASNGENEEKILEDGSKELVYKNNEWEYRDRYFGFNPFIGEEIIFKDSKIFWGMNYYGRIISDKVETEQIYQFLKKSLRLAKIEYPFRGPIDFQENNWIYKNKINGIANNFTGKESIYFKQEKVYELIYHGGIIK; this is encoded by the coding sequence ATGATGTTTGAAGAATTTTTGTTAAAAGCAAAAATTAATACATACGCTAGCAACGGAGAAAATGAAGAAAAGATACTAGAAGATGGTAGCAAGGAGTTAGTCTATAAAAATAATGAATGGGAATATAGGGATAGATATTTTGGATTCAATCCGTTTATCGGAGAAGAAATTATTTTTAAGGATAGTAAAATTTTTTGGGGCATGAATTATTATGGTAGAATTATTTCTGATAAAGTTGAAACAGAACAGATTTACCAATTTCTTAAAAAGTCTCTACGATTAGCAAAAATAGAATACCCATTTAGAGGGCCTATTGATTTTCAGGAGAATAATTGGATTTATAAAAATAAAATTAATGGTATAGCAAATAATTTTACTGGAAAAGAATCAATCTATTTTAAACAAGAGAAGGTTTATGAATTAATATATCATGGTGGTATTATTAAATAA
- a CDS encoding glycoside hydrolase family 3 protein: MHRILKISLIAVLLFIITYLGYIYYEDRNQDYELKQKVGQMLIIGFRGTEIDRTSYISKAINILNIGGVILFDKDNPSGEFPRNIVDYNQTKKLIEDLNRYSPTPLFVSIDAEGGYINRLKTKYGFTNIPSAEELGKGTTEETKNQANILGQQLKALGFNMDFAPDVDVNVNPENPVIGYLERSFSADPIKVYEHASSFITGLHQNNIITAIKHFPGHGSSTSDSHLGIVDVTNTYQQDELIPYQKLIENGYSDMVMTAHIVNTNVDPNYPATLSPLFIKNILRDQLKFTGIVVSDDMQMGAIVDNYGYDEAIIKAINAGCDILIISNNGKTYDEKAPYDAVDIILKAVKDGKISIEQINDSYNRIQALKEKYGIKK, translated from the coding sequence ATGCATAGAATACTAAAAATAAGCTTAATTGCCGTTCTTCTTTTTATAATTACTTATTTGGGATACATCTACTATGAAGATCGGAATCAAGATTACGAATTAAAACAAAAAGTCGGACAGATGCTGATTATCGGATTCCGCGGAACTGAAATTGACCGAACATCATATATTTCCAAAGCGATAAACATTCTAAATATTGGAGGAGTAATTCTTTTTGACAAAGATAATCCTTCGGGAGAATTTCCTAGAAATATTGTTGACTACAATCAGACAAAAAAACTAATAGAAGATTTGAACAGATATTCACCTACTCCTCTTTTTGTTTCGATTGATGCAGAGGGAGGATATATAAACAGATTGAAAACAAAATACGGATTCACCAACATTCCCTCAGCTGAAGAATTGGGGAAAGGAACCACAGAAGAAACAAAAAATCAGGCTAACATTTTAGGCCAACAATTAAAAGCTCTTGGATTTAATATGGATTTTGCACCTGATGTTGATGTTAACGTTAATCCAGAAAATCCAGTGATAGGATATTTGGAAAGGTCTTTTAGTGCCGACCCGATTAAAGTTTACGAACACGCTTCAAGCTTTATTACCGGACTTCATCAAAATAATATCATTACCGCCATCAAACATTTTCCCGGCCACGGCAGTTCCACCTCTGATTCTCATTTAGGAATAGTTGATGTGACTAATACTTATCAACAAGACGAACTGATTCCCTATCAGAAACTAATTGAAAACGGATATTCTGATATGGTTATGACCGCCCATATTGTCAATACAAATGTTGATCCAAATTACCCCGCAACACTATCTCCCCTGTTTATTAAAAATATTTTAAGAGACCAATTGAAATTCACTGGTATTGTCGTTTCTGATGATATGCAAATGGGAGCCATTGTTGATAATTACGGATACGACGAAGCAATCATCAAAGCCATTAATGCTGGCTGTGATATATTGATTATTTCTAATAATGGAAAAACCTACGACGAAAAAGCTCCCTACGATGCTGTTGATATTATCTTAAAAGCCGTGAAGGATGGAAAAATATCTATCGAACAAATCAACGATTCTTATAATCGAATCCAAGCTTTAAAAGAAAAATACGGAATAAAAAAATAA
- the typA gene encoding translational GTPase TypA has product MEIRNIAIIAHVDHGKTTLTDALMRQTGVAEEGFTMDTNELEKERGITIYSKNASVFYKDTKINIVDTPGHADFGSEVERVLRSIDSVLLVVDAQEGPMPQTKFVLKKSLELGLKPIVVINKIDKAAARPEEVKEMVLELFMDLGANDEQLDFEYIYAIGRDGIAKKELTDESKDLTPLLDLILEKVPAASSEELTNKPLRAQPFNLAYDNFLGRLAVCRVYEGKIKKGDEVYIKGIKEETRKGKIIKIYTFYGLDRRDSEEAIAGDVIMIAGIADIFIGETICSNPDQEALPVISIDEPTISLNFLVNNSPFAGRDGKYVTNRQIRERLEKELEVNVGLKIDFSSTDFYKVYGRGELHIAILLEKMRREGFELQVSQPQVIIKEENGKKLEPFEEVIIDVPDDMSGIVIEKLSKRKGIMTEMRPEQGHTRIVFEMPTRGLLGYKPDFVMDTRGEGILASRVLGFRPYAGEIETRTTGSMTSMVTGKSSGFSLWGLQERGVLYIGHAEEIYEGMVIGNVSKGNDLAVNPTKGKELSNMRASGSDEAIKLTPPVRVSLEGGLSIMKDDEYLEITPNNIRLRKQYLSEIERIRQKRKEKET; this is encoded by the coding sequence ATGGAAATAAGAAACATAGCCATTATAGCCCACGTAGATCACGGTAAAACAACATTAACAGATGCTTTAATGAGGCAGACTGGAGTGGCCGAAGAAGGGTTTACGATGGATACAAATGAATTAGAAAAAGAAAGAGGAATTACTATTTATTCAAAGAATGCCTCTGTTTTCTATAAAGATACTAAAATTAACATCGTGGATACTCCTGGACACGCTGATTTTGGTTCGGAAGTAGAACGTGTTTTGAGGTCAATCGATTCAGTTTTGTTGGTTGTTGATGCTCAGGAAGGTCCGATGCCTCAAACTAAATTTGTTTTGAAAAAATCACTGGAATTGGGATTGAAGCCAATCGTAGTAATCAATAAGATTGATAAGGCAGCGGCCAGACCAGAAGAAGTGAAAGAAATGGTTTTGGAATTATTCATGGATTTAGGAGCTAACGATGAACAGCTTGATTTCGAATACATCTATGCTATCGGCAGAGACGGAATAGCTAAAAAAGAATTAACAGACGAATCAAAAGATTTAACTCCGTTATTGGATTTAATCTTGGAAAAAGTTCCGGCTGCCTCTTCTGAAGAATTGACTAATAAACCACTAAGAGCTCAGCCTTTTAATCTTGCTTATGATAATTTCTTGGGTAGATTGGCTGTTTGCAGAGTTTACGAAGGAAAGATCAAGAAAGGAGACGAAGTGTATATCAAAGGAATTAAAGAAGAAACCAGAAAAGGAAAGATTATTAAAATATATACTTTCTACGGATTAGACAGAAGAGATTCCGAAGAAGCTATTGCCGGAGATGTTATTATGATTGCCGGTATCGCCGATATCTTTATCGGAGAAACTATTTGCAGCAATCCGGACCAGGAAGCATTGCCGGTAATCAGCATTGATGAACCGACTATTTCTTTGAACTTTTTGGTTAATAATTCTCCTTTTGCCGGTCGTGACGGAAAGTATGTCACCAACAGACAGATAAGGGAAAGATTGGAAAAAGAATTGGAAGTTAATGTGGGATTAAAAATAGATTTTTCTTCAACCGATTTCTATAAAGTGTACGGCAGAGGTGAATTGCATATTGCCATTCTTTTGGAGAAAATGAGAAGAGAAGGATTTGAGTTGCAAGTTTCTCAACCACAAGTAATTATTAAAGAAGAGAATGGAAAGAAACTAGAACCTTTTGAAGAAGTTATTATTGATGTTCCCGATGATATGTCCGGTATTGTTATCGAAAAACTTTCTAAGAGAAAGGGAATTATGACAGAAATGAGGCCAGAACAAGGACACACTAGAATTGTTTTTGAGATGCCAACTAGAGGTCTATTGGGGTATAAGCCAGACTTTGTTATGGATACCCGCGGAGAGGGCATTTTAGCCAGTCGAGTACTAGGTTTTAGACCATATGCTGGTGAAATTGAGACCAGAACTACTGGTTCCATGACTTCTATGGTTACTGGCAAATCTTCAGGATTTTCTTTATGGGGCCTACAGGAAAGAGGAGTCTTGTATATTGGCCACGCTGAAGAAATTTATGAAGGAATGGTTATCGGAAATGTTTCTAAAGGAAATGATTTGGCGGTTAATCCGACTAAAGGAAAAGAGCTTTCAAATATGAGAGCTTCTGGATCGGACGAAGCGATTAAATTAACTCCTCCAGTTAGAGTTTCTTTAGAGGGAGGATTGAGTATTATGAAAGATGATGAATATTTAGAAATCACTCCTAATAATATCCGTTTAAGAAAACAGTACTTATCTGAGATTGAAAGAATTAGACAAAAGAGAAAAGAAAAAGAGACTTAA
- a CDS encoding RNA-binding protein, translating into MEKKLYVGNLPYSTTDASLKDMFAAAGNVAAASIIIDKFSKRSKGFGFVEMATEEEAAKAKEMFNGSEVEGRKMIVDEARPMKENNFKGE; encoded by the coding sequence ATGGAAAAGAAGTTATACGTAGGAAATCTTCCTTACTCAACAACTGATGCTTCTCTAAAAGATATGTTCGCAGCCGCTGGCAACGTAGCCGCAGCTTCAATCATTATCGATAAGTTTAGCAAAAGATCAAAAGGATTCGGTTTTGTTGAAATGGCCACTGAAGAAGAGGCTGCTAAAGCAAAAGAAATGTTCAACGGATCTGAGGTAGAAGGAAGAAAGATGATCGTTGACGAAGCTAGACCAATGAAGGAAAACAACTTCAAAGGTGAATAA
- a CDS encoding HD domain-containing protein, with protein MKINNKIIEEIKKIAKGYFVGASSCHDWTHIERVYNLAIKIAKKEGANIDIVKASVYLHDIGRKEEMNKKGKICHAEIGSKLAEQILSKFNLNDDIIENIKHCILSHRYRNDCKPETIEAKVLFDADKLDSIGAVGVARDFLFAGYYGGLLYVGNEKQVAENARDYAYTKKDTALLEYYYKLRKVKSGMLTKTGKEIAEDRHEYMANFFKRFDLEVKGKL; from the coding sequence ATGAAAATAAATAACAAAATAATTGAAGAGATTAAAAAGATAGCCAAAGGTTATTTTGTTGGTGCTAGTAGTTGTCATGACTGGACTCATATTGAAAGGGTTTATAATCTAGCTATTAAAATTGCTAAAAAAGAGGGAGCAAATATTGATATTGTGAAGGCATCTGTCTATCTTCATGATATTGGGCGTAAGGAAGAGATGAATAAAAAAGGGAAGATTTGTCATGCTGAAATAGGCTCTAAATTGGCTGAACAAATTTTATCAAAATTTAATTTAAATGATGATATCATTGAAAATATAAAGCACTGTATTCTTTCTCATAGATATAGGAATGACTGTAAACCAGAAACAATCGAGGCTAAGGTTTTATTTGACGCCGATAAACTTGATTCTATTGGTGCAGTTGGAGTGGCGAGAGACTTTCTTTTTGCTGGATATTATGGAGGGCTTCTCTATGTTGGTAATGAGAAACAGGTTGCAGAAAATGCAAGAGACTATGCTTATACCAAAAAGGACACAGCATTATTAGAATATTATTACAAATTAAGAAAAGTTAAGTCAGGAATGTTAACTAAAACAGGAAAAGAAATTGCCGAAGATAGACACGAATATATGGCAAACTTTTTTAAGAGATTTGATTTAGAAGTAAAGGGTAAATTGTAG